One window from the genome of Faecalibacterium sp. HTF-F encodes:
- the cas2e gene encoding type I-E CRISPR-associated endoribonuclease Cas2e, producing MTNCPPKLRGDLSKWLCEINTGVYVGNVSSRVRDALWERVCQNLKNGQATLVFTAAGEQRMDFRTHNTTWETVDFDGIKLMRRPLPQTQQSQIDLKPGFSKAAQQQMARKAGRTRPGTGDYTVIDLETTGLKAASDSIIEYGALRVRDGAPVEKLTILVCRAEKIPPEITALTGLSAAELQQGADPREALQRFLAFIGKDPLVGHNIAFDLEFLRMACKQHDFPIPTNRQTDLAQLARRKLTRIANYKLVTLAQHFQLAEKVEHRALPDCRLIQQVYCKLKETEAQ from the coding sequence ATGACGAACTGCCCGCCGAAGCTGCGCGGCGACCTGTCCAAATGGCTGTGCGAGATCAATACCGGCGTCTATGTGGGCAATGTGAGCAGCCGCGTACGGGATGCGTTGTGGGAGCGGGTATGCCAGAACCTGAAAAACGGACAGGCGACACTGGTGTTCACTGCGGCGGGAGAACAGCGGATGGACTTCCGCACCCACAATACCACATGGGAGACCGTGGATTTTGACGGCATCAAGCTGATGCGGCGGCCGCTGCCCCAGACCCAACAGAGCCAGATCGACCTGAAACCCGGGTTCAGCAAAGCGGCGCAGCAGCAGATGGCGCGGAAAGCGGGCAGAACAAGGCCGGGCACAGGGGATTACACCGTGATCGATCTGGAGACCACCGGACTGAAAGCCGCGTCCGATTCCATCATCGAGTACGGTGCGCTGCGGGTCCGGGACGGTGCGCCGGTGGAGAAACTGACCATACTGGTCTGCAGGGCAGAGAAGATCCCGCCGGAGATCACGGCGCTGACCGGACTCAGCGCCGCAGAGCTGCAGCAGGGAGCAGACCCCCGGGAAGCATTGCAGCGCTTTCTGGCGTTTATTGGAAAGGACCCGCTGGTGGGACATAACATTGCCTTTGATCTGGAGTTTCTGCGCATGGCCTGCAAACAGCATGACTTTCCGATACCGACCAACCGCCAGACGGACCTTGCACAGCTTGCCCGCAGAAAACTTACAAGGATCGCAAATTATAAGCTGGTGACGCTGGCGCAGCATTTTCAATTGGCAGAAAAGGTAGAGCATCGTGCCCTGCCGGACTGCCGTCTGATCCAGCAGGTTTATTGCAAACTGAAGGAAACAGAGGCACAATAG
- the cas1e gene encoding type I-E CRISPR-associated endonuclease Cas1e, giving the protein MDEMPGMIRPDLQALPQVKDRMTFLYLEHCTLGRQDGAITVTDEKGVVSVPAAGISVLLLGPGTRVTHRAMELMGDTGVGAVWVGEHGVRYYAHGRPLTTHAQLLLRQAELVSNTRKHLDVVRRMYQLRFPDEDISHLTMQQLRGREGSRVRQVYRKASKDTGVPWSGRLYRPEDFASGDAVNQALSAGHACLYGLAHAVIVALGCAPGLGFVHVGHECSFVYDIADLYKAEVTIPIAFEVAAQAPEDLPAVVRRRVRDAMVEHHILERMVHDIRYLLLNTDEPEQEPEVVYLWDDRIGTVANGINYFEKEEGEEPS; this is encoded by the coding sequence ATGGACGAGATGCCGGGCATGATCCGGCCGGACCTGCAGGCACTGCCGCAGGTGAAGGACCGGATGACCTTTTTGTATCTGGAACACTGTACCCTTGGCCGACAGGACGGTGCCATCACCGTGACGGACGAAAAAGGAGTGGTCTCCGTCCCGGCGGCAGGCATCTCGGTGCTGCTGCTGGGGCCGGGAACGCGGGTGACCCACCGGGCCATGGAGCTTATGGGCGACACGGGCGTGGGGGCCGTTTGGGTGGGCGAGCACGGCGTGCGGTATTACGCCCATGGCCGCCCGCTGACCACCCATGCGCAGCTGCTGCTGCGGCAGGCAGAACTGGTCAGCAACACCCGCAAGCATCTGGATGTGGTGCGCAGGATGTATCAGCTCCGCTTCCCGGACGAGGATATCTCCCACCTGACCATGCAGCAGCTGCGGGGCCGCGAGGGCAGCCGCGTGCGGCAGGTGTACCGCAAAGCGTCCAAGGACACCGGTGTTCCGTGGAGCGGCCGGCTGTACCGCCCGGAGGATTTTGCATCCGGCGATGCGGTCAATCAGGCACTTTCTGCCGGGCACGCCTGTCTGTACGGTCTGGCACATGCGGTCATCGTGGCGTTGGGCTGTGCCCCGGGTCTGGGCTTTGTCCATGTGGGGCACGAGTGCTCCTTTGTATACGATATCGCCGACCTGTACAAGGCCGAGGTGACCATTCCCATCGCCTTTGAGGTGGCGGCACAGGCCCCGGAGGACCTGCCTGCTGTGGTGCGCCGCCGGGTGCGGGATGCCATGGTGGAGCATCACATTCTGGAACGCATGGTGCACGATATCCGCTATCTGCTCCTGAATACAGACGAGCCGGAGCAGGAGCCGGAAGTCGTTTACCTGTGGGACGACCGGATCGGCACGGTGGCGAACGGCATCAATTATTTTGAAAAAGAAGAGGGTGAGGAACCATCGTAG
- the cas6e gene encoding type I-E CRISPR-associated protein Cas6/Cse3/CasE — protein MYLSRVELDPTRRSTMAALAAPQKLHGAVESAFTGERRRRLWRLDRLGGRLYLLLLSEDVPELSGVVEQFGTGAAAETRSYDPLLQRVEPGSSWQFRLTANPTKCCKDPKAPAERGTVAAHCSTKYQKQWLLDRAAKHGFALREEEFTVTRVQWQHFAKHGIRPVTLLAVTYEGVLQVTDPEQFRALLCQGMGRGKAYGLGLMTVMRGGN, from the coding sequence ATGTATTTATCACGGGTAGAGCTCGATCCCACCCGCCGCAGCACCATGGCAGCACTGGCGGCACCGCAGAAATTGCACGGCGCAGTGGAAAGCGCCTTTACGGGGGAGCGCCGCCGCAGGCTGTGGCGGCTGGATCGTCTGGGAGGGCGGCTGTATCTGCTGCTGCTCAGCGAGGATGTGCCGGAGCTGTCCGGCGTGGTGGAGCAGTTCGGCACCGGAGCGGCTGCGGAGACCCGCAGCTACGACCCGCTTTTGCAGCGGGTGGAGCCGGGCAGCAGCTGGCAGTTCCGGCTGACCGCAAATCCCACCAAATGCTGCAAAGACCCCAAGGCACCCGCAGAGCGGGGAACTGTGGCGGCGCACTGCTCGACAAAGTATCAGAAGCAGTGGCTGCTGGACCGCGCTGCAAAGCATGGCTTTGCTTTGCGGGAAGAGGAATTTACTGTGACCCGGGTGCAGTGGCAGCACTTTGCCAAGCATGGCATCCGGCCTGTGACCCTGCTGGCAGTGACCTACGAGGGTGTTTTGCAGGTGACCGACCCAGAGCAGTTCCGGGCACTGCTGTGTCAGGGTATGGGACGCGGCAAGGCCTACGGCCTTGGGCTGATGACCGTCATGCGCGGAGGAAACTGA
- the cas5e gene encoding type I-E CRISPR-associated protein Cas5/CasD — MATLLLRLAAPLQAWGADSKFETRKTNREPTKSGVIGLLAAALGLRRDESEALARLAQLRFGVRVEREGQLLVDYHTAKAQDQKTSYVTYRHYLQDAVFLAGIESEDTALLQQLQQALLHPAFPLYLGRRSCPPTLPLCLGLRQCSLQEALQTEPPLCPGRHWRLVLDADPLEPGTAVQRDVPVSFDPRHRQYGYRSARELWQTMPDSPEKTEHDPFREL; from the coding sequence ATGGCAACGCTGTTGCTTCGGCTGGCGGCGCCTTTGCAGGCGTGGGGCGCGGACTCCAAATTTGAGACCCGCAAAACCAATCGGGAACCCACCAAAAGCGGCGTCATCGGCCTTCTGGCGGCGGCTCTGGGGCTGCGGCGGGACGAGAGTGAAGCGCTGGCCCGGCTGGCACAGCTGCGGTTCGGCGTCCGCGTGGAGCGGGAAGGGCAGCTGCTTGTGGACTACCACACTGCAAAGGCGCAGGACCAAAAGACCTCTTATGTGACCTACCGCCACTATCTGCAGGATGCCGTGTTTCTGGCTGGGATCGAAAGCGAAGACACTGCCCTTTTGCAGCAGCTGCAGCAGGCGCTGCTGCACCCGGCCTTTCCGCTGTATCTGGGCCGCCGGTCCTGCCCGCCCACCCTGCCGCTTTGTCTGGGACTGCGGCAATGTTCTTTGCAGGAAGCACTGCAGACAGAACCGCCTCTGTGTCCGGGGCGGCATTGGCGGCTGGTGCTGGACGCCGACCCGCTGGAGCCGGGCACGGCTGTGCAGCGGGATGTGCCGGTCAGCTTTGACCCGCGCCATCGGCAGTACGGCTACCGCTCGGCGCGGGAGCTCTGGCAGACCATGCCGGACAGCCCGGAAAAGACGGAGCATGACCCGTTCCGGGAATTGTAA
- the cas7e gene encoding type I-E CRISPR-associated protein Cas7/Cse4/CasC has translation MNKRLYVDFHILQTVPPSCINRDDTGSPKTAVYGGVTRARVSSQAWKHAMRAAFAENARLDVGKRTKKVADLVKEQILVLDSEQKKADKMAKEALKYVGIKSDDKKGTDALVFISSAQAKALAELAVGGCTKDEKYEEALRENPSADMVLFGRMVAQKASLKYDAAAQVAHSISTHAVQNEYDYFTAVDDCQAEDNAGAGHLGTVEYNSSTLYRYATVNVMELAGKLGAEQAAETVRAFGEAFLFSMPTGKQNSFANRTLPDAVYVTIREDQPVNLCGAFERAVPRSMQGYAEPSKAALAQYAQQMYSSFAEAPAQSFTVGSGLEALAPAQTAKAMLDALEKAVRDALAGNEVG, from the coding sequence ATGAACAAGCGCCTGTATGTTGATTTCCACATTTTGCAGACCGTACCGCCCAGCTGCATCAACCGGGACGACACCGGCAGCCCCAAAACGGCCGTGTACGGCGGTGTGACCCGTGCCCGGGTATCCTCGCAGGCGTGGAAGCACGCCATGCGCGCTGCCTTTGCGGAAAACGCCCGGCTGGATGTGGGCAAGCGCACCAAAAAAGTTGCCGATCTGGTGAAGGAGCAGATCCTTGTGCTGGACTCGGAACAGAAGAAAGCAGACAAGATGGCAAAAGAGGCTCTGAAATATGTTGGTATTAAGAGCGATGATAAAAAGGGAACGGATGCCTTGGTTTTCATAAGTTCTGCACAGGCAAAGGCGCTGGCAGAGCTGGCTGTTGGAGGATGCACGAAGGATGAAAAATATGAAGAGGCGTTGAGAGAAAATCCTTCGGCAGATATGGTGCTGTTTGGCCGCATGGTGGCGCAAAAAGCTTCCTTGAAATATGATGCCGCTGCGCAGGTGGCCCACAGCATCTCCACCCATGCCGTGCAGAACGAGTACGATTACTTTACCGCAGTGGACGATTGTCAGGCAGAGGACAATGCCGGTGCAGGCCATCTGGGCACGGTGGAGTACAACTCCTCCACCCTGTACCGCTATGCCACGGTGAATGTGATGGAGCTGGCCGGGAAGCTGGGCGCAGAGCAGGCAGCGGAAACGGTGCGGGCCTTTGGCGAGGCGTTTTTGTTCTCCATGCCCACCGGCAAACAGAACAGCTTTGCAAACCGCACCCTGCCGGATGCAGTCTATGTGACCATCCGGGAAGATCAGCCGGTGAACCTGTGCGGCGCATTCGAGCGTGCCGTGCCCCGCAGTATGCAGGGCTATGCCGAACCTTCCAAGGCGGCGCTGGCACAGTACGCGCAGCAGATGTACAGCAGCTTTGCCGAGGCCCCGGCCCAGAGCTTTACCGTGGGCAGCGGTCTGGAGGCACTGGCTCCGGCACAGACGGCAAAGGCCATGCTGGACGCGCTGGAAAAGGCTGTCCGGGATGCGCTTGCCGGAAATGAGGTGGGGTAA
- the casB gene encoding type I-E CRISPR-associated protein Cse2/CasB: MKTQDVRIYTAQRLHWLWALPDNQRRAELAKLRRGVGRAPGDLPELWGSFLRGMPESFQGGKNGPSHAEWAVYLALTLYAVHQQGNDQPMNRPGNTLGRAVRQLAERNTPAGQDWTEASVLRRFNALATAEEITEISHHLRGMIQLLSAAKNGGIPLDYPQLAADLYELQCTDPRYAQIPANVRLRWGQDLYRDSKPAPEENEKEN, translated from the coding sequence ATGAAAACACAGGACGTCAGAATCTATACGGCGCAGCGGCTGCACTGGCTTTGGGCCCTGCCGGACAACCAGCGGCGGGCAGAACTGGCAAAGCTGCGGCGGGGCGTTGGCCGCGCACCCGGCGATCTGCCGGAGCTGTGGGGGAGTTTTCTGCGGGGAATGCCGGAAAGCTTTCAGGGCGGGAAAAACGGCCCTTCCCACGCAGAGTGGGCGGTCTACCTTGCCCTGACCCTGTACGCCGTGCATCAGCAGGGAAACGACCAGCCCATGAACCGCCCGGGCAATACGCTGGGCCGGGCGGTGCGCCAGCTGGCAGAGCGGAACACCCCTGCCGGACAGGACTGGACCGAAGCCAGCGTGCTGCGGCGGTTCAATGCGCTGGCCACCGCAGAAGAGATCACCGAGATCAGCCACCATCTGCGGGGCATGATCCAGCTGCTGAGCGCCGCAAAGAATGGCGGCATCCCGCTGGACTATCCGCAGCTTGCGGCAGACCTGTATGAATTGCAATGCACCGACCCGCGGTATGCGCAGATCCCCGCCAACGTCCGTCTGCGGTGGGGACAGGACCTGTACCGTGACTCGAAGCCTGCACCGGAAGAGAATGAAAAGGAGAATTGA
- the casA gene encoding type I-E CRISPR-associated protein Cse1/CasA has protein sequence MKEIEFNLLTEPWVRVRRPDNTVQEVSLTDALLHAQDYVDLAGEMPTQDAAMLRLLLAVLFTVFSRVSVEGEPEPFEEEDDALARWGDLWQLGHFPEQPLRDYLEQWKDRFWLFHPTHPFWQVPGAEIGTACSAAMLNGEMIESKNKLRLFPLYAGQSKEQLSYPQAARWLLSVNGFDDTSLKPKGKNLPSISVGWLGSLGYIQALGNNLYETLMLNLTLLKDGQEYWSENRPCWELETPRSAERTKIPCPDDPAQLLTLQSRRLLLHRTEGMVDGYFALGGDFFSKENAFAEQMTVWRNAAKKNEPAVFVPCRHDPARQFWREFPAVFCRDSGHRPGVVRWAEKLQEQRLGILDSRRKVHFRIVGVLYATQNHIEDIFSDSLTFQAGLLDELSCKWQERIVREINNCEKAAQCVGYLAQDIAIAAGNKNENVGGSVRAQFYFAVDQPFRQWLQKINANQKNYDEMELCWQVQARSIAKKLGEQMVMEAGNAALKGHRIVVDKGKKTERTILYTSPKAYNIFRAKLWEIYPKTES, from the coding sequence ATGAAGGAGATCGAATTTAACCTGTTGACAGAGCCGTGGGTCCGGGTTCGTCGGCCAGACAATACGGTGCAGGAAGTTTCTTTGACGGACGCACTGCTCCATGCGCAGGATTATGTGGATCTGGCAGGCGAAATGCCCACGCAGGACGCCGCCATGCTGCGGCTGCTGCTGGCGGTGCTGTTTACCGTGTTTTCCCGCGTGAGTGTGGAAGGTGAGCCAGAACCGTTTGAAGAAGAGGATGATGCTCTGGCTCGCTGGGGAGATCTGTGGCAGCTGGGGCATTTCCCGGAGCAGCCGCTGCGGGACTATCTGGAACAGTGGAAAGACCGCTTCTGGCTGTTCCACCCGACACATCCCTTCTGGCAGGTGCCGGGGGCTGAAATCGGGACAGCCTGCAGCGCGGCGATGCTCAACGGCGAAATGATAGAGAGCAAAAATAAACTCCGACTCTTTCCGTTGTATGCAGGGCAGAGCAAGGAGCAGCTGAGCTACCCACAGGCGGCGAGGTGGCTGCTGTCTGTGAACGGTTTTGATGATACTTCTTTGAAGCCAAAAGGAAAGAATCTGCCATCTATAAGTGTTGGCTGGCTGGGGAGTCTTGGCTATATTCAGGCGCTGGGGAACAACCTGTACGAAACATTGATGCTGAATCTTACCCTGCTGAAGGATGGCCAGGAATACTGGAGTGAAAACCGCCCGTGCTGGGAACTGGAGACCCCAAGGAGCGCAGAGCGCACGAAAATCCCCTGCCCGGACGACCCGGCACAGCTGCTGACCCTGCAATCCCGACGGCTTCTGCTGCACAGGACAGAGGGAATGGTGGATGGCTACTTTGCATTGGGCGGCGATTTCTTCTCCAAAGAAAATGCTTTTGCGGAGCAGATGACCGTCTGGCGCAACGCTGCCAAAAAGAACGAGCCGGCGGTATTTGTGCCCTGCCGCCATGACCCAGCCCGGCAGTTCTGGCGGGAGTTTCCGGCGGTGTTTTGTCGGGACAGTGGCCACCGCCCCGGCGTGGTACGCTGGGCGGAGAAGCTACAGGAACAGCGGCTGGGAATCCTGGACTCCCGGCGGAAGGTCCATTTCCGCATCGTTGGAGTGCTTTACGCCACCCAGAACCACATCGAAGATATCTTCAGCGACAGCCTGACCTTTCAGGCAGGGCTGTTGGACGAACTGAGCTGCAAATGGCAGGAGCGCATCGTAAGAGAGATCAATAACTGCGAAAAAGCAGCACAGTGTGTGGGGTATCTGGCGCAGGATATCGCCATTGCAGCCGGGAACAAAAATGAAAATGTCGGCGGCTCTGTCCGTGCACAATTCTACTTTGCAGTGGATCAGCCCTTCCGCCAGTGGCTGCAAAAGATCAATGCAAATCAAAAGAACTATGATGAAATGGAACTGTGCTGGCAGGTACAGGCGCGCAGCATCGCGAAAAAGCTGGGGGAACAGATGGTGATGGAGGCCGGAAACGCCGCCCTGAAAGGACACCGCATTGTGGTGGATAAGGGCAAAAAAACGGAGCGCACCATCCTGTATACCTCGCCAAAGGCCTATAACATTTTTCGCGCAAAGCTTTGGGAGATCTATCCCAAAACAGAATCATAA
- the cas3 gene encoding CRISPR-associated helicase Cas3', with amino-acid sequence MLDRSRLLAGKTDPENSNLWLPLWMHLRDTAEIMELLVRKWLPDSVKKASGLEEEELVQLARFLGWGHDLGKAILIFQSTIMQCLPEAKQRLERLTPLSCQKLNRRETPHARASEAILRKLGCPGGIASVAGAHHGKPQDGTEVDKQFTCWEVNYYPEEQKGIWEGFWNELLQEALQDSGYSGVDALPVLNQPEEILLTGLLIMADWIASNTDYFPLIPVEEPGSEAVYPERADRAWREWDKQETASPWAAQTTIAEPEEFAKRFGFAPNAVQQAAMEAANTMDAPGILILEAQMGVGKTEAALAAAEILAARFGAGGIFFGLPTQATANGLFPRLLQWAVNQPDDLPRSIRLAHGMAELNEEYIRLQQQPVRVQDDWDDPEAEEQRVQVHQWFRGSKQALLANFVIGTVDQLLMAALCQKHVMLRHLGLAGKVAIVDECHAYDAYMNRYLDRALEWLGWYKVPVILLSATLPARRRAELIEAYQQKRRPGPDAPWKTSCGYPLLTWTDGAQVQQKIIPLDTAARNVQTVRLTTEELPDFLSQKMQAGGCAGVIVNTVRKAQEAAQRLRQVLPEKEVQVFHAQFLMPDRAAREQELMRRIGKRSTAAERDGLIVVGTQVLEQSLDVDFDVMVTELCPMDLLLQRIGRLQRHPNRSRPQPLQTAVCAVLDTGTEEFDRGSEAVYGQWLLWRTRACLPESICLPEDISPLVQKVYGWEQADALPETERSESMCKAYEFAQAQRKERAQVYLVPQPKVHKRFKQLNTLDGWMQNVGAHSDAAARAAVRDGDPSVEVLAMQRRADGSIHFLPWQENGRAVASDQPPQPEDALQIARQKLRLPAVFGKVWKVDEVIRELEADNRSGLAAWQLSPLLHGELVLLLDENLTAHLAGMELCYDRENGLTYQKEETDEGDRI; translated from the coding sequence ATGCTGGATCGATCACGGCTTCTGGCCGGCAAAACGGACCCGGAAAATAGCAATCTGTGGCTGCCGCTCTGGATGCACCTGCGGGATACGGCAGAGATCATGGAGCTTCTGGTGCGGAAATGGCTGCCCGACAGCGTAAAAAAGGCATCCGGATTGGAAGAGGAAGAATTGGTGCAGCTGGCCCGCTTTTTGGGCTGGGGGCACGATCTGGGTAAGGCGATTTTAATCTTCCAGAGCACGATCATGCAGTGCTTGCCCGAGGCGAAACAACGGCTGGAACGCCTGACACCGCTGAGCTGCCAGAAACTGAACCGGCGCGAAACGCCCCATGCCCGGGCGAGTGAAGCAATTTTGAGAAAATTGGGGTGCCCTGGCGGGATCGCTTCGGTCGCGGGTGCCCATCATGGCAAGCCGCAGGACGGCACAGAAGTTGACAAACAGTTTACATGCTGGGAAGTCAACTACTACCCGGAAGAGCAAAAGGGCATCTGGGAGGGCTTTTGGAACGAATTGCTTCAAGAGGCACTGCAGGACAGCGGCTATTCCGGGGTGGACGCGCTGCCGGTGCTCAATCAGCCCGAAGAGATTTTGCTGACGGGGCTTTTGATCATGGCGGACTGGATCGCCAGCAACACGGATTATTTCCCGCTGATCCCTGTGGAAGAGCCGGGAAGTGAGGCGGTTTATCCGGAACGTGCGGATCGGGCGTGGCGCGAATGGGATAAACAGGAGACTGCTTCACCCTGGGCGGCGCAGACCACCATTGCAGAGCCGGAGGAGTTTGCAAAGCGGTTTGGCTTTGCTCCAAATGCGGTGCAGCAGGCGGCTATGGAAGCCGCTAACACCATGGATGCACCGGGCATTTTGATCCTGGAAGCTCAGATGGGCGTGGGCAAGACCGAGGCGGCGCTGGCGGCAGCGGAAATTCTGGCGGCACGCTTTGGAGCGGGCGGCATCTTCTTTGGCCTGCCCACGCAGGCAACGGCAAACGGGCTTTTTCCGCGTCTGCTGCAATGGGCAGTAAACCAGCCTGATGACCTGCCCAGATCGATCCGGCTTGCGCACGGCATGGCGGAACTGAACGAAGAATATATCCGTCTGCAGCAACAGCCGGTGCGGGTGCAGGACGACTGGGACGACCCGGAAGCAGAAGAGCAGCGGGTGCAGGTGCATCAGTGGTTCCGGGGCAGCAAGCAGGCACTGCTGGCAAACTTTGTCATCGGCACGGTAGACCAGCTGTTGATGGCGGCACTGTGCCAGAAGCATGTGATGCTGCGCCATCTGGGCCTTGCGGGCAAGGTGGCGATCGTGGACGAATGCCACGCTTATGATGCGTACATGAACCGCTATCTGGACCGTGCGCTGGAATGGCTGGGCTGGTACAAGGTGCCGGTGATCCTGCTGTCGGCCACTCTGCCCGCCCGGCGGCGTGCAGAGCTGATCGAGGCTTACCAGCAAAAGCGCCGCCCCGGCCCGGATGCGCCGTGGAAAACCAGCTGCGGCTATCCGCTGCTGACATGGACGGACGGTGCACAGGTGCAGCAAAAGATCATCCCGCTGGATACGGCCGCCCGGAATGTGCAGACGGTGCGCCTGACAACGGAAGAACTGCCCGATTTCCTGTCCCAGAAAATGCAGGCTGGCGGCTGCGCGGGCGTCATCGTCAATACGGTGCGCAAAGCGCAGGAGGCGGCGCAGCGGCTGCGTCAGGTGCTGCCCGAAAAGGAAGTGCAGGTGTTCCATGCGCAGTTCCTGATGCCAGACCGCGCCGCGCGGGAACAGGAGCTGATGCGGCGCATCGGTAAGCGCTCCACCGCTGCAGAGCGTGATGGGCTGATCGTGGTAGGTACGCAGGTATTAGAGCAGTCGTTGGATGTGGATTTCGATGTAATGGTTACAGAGCTTTGCCCGATGGATCTGCTCTTACAGCGCATCGGCCGTCTGCAGCGCCACCCAAATCGGTCTCGTCCGCAGCCGCTGCAAACAGCGGTCTGTGCTGTGCTGGACACGGGCACAGAGGAATTTGACAGGGGCAGCGAGGCAGTGTACGGTCAGTGGCTGCTCTGGCGCACCCGGGCATGCCTTCCGGAGAGCATCTGCCTGCCCGAAGATATCTCTCCGCTGGTGCAGAAAGTCTACGGCTGGGAACAGGCCGATGCCCTGCCTGAAACGGAACGGAGTGAGAGTATGTGCAAAGCCTACGAGTTTGCGCAGGCCCAGCGCAAAGAGCGGGCGCAGGTGTATCTTGTGCCGCAGCCCAAAGTGCACAAAAGATTCAAACAACTCAATACCTTGGATGGCTGGATGCAGAATGTGGGTGCACATTCTGATGCAGCTGCCCGGGCGGCAGTGCGGGACGGCGACCCCTCGGTGGAGGTGCTGGCGATGCAGCGCCGGGCAGACGGAAGCATCCACTTCCTGCCGTGGCAGGAAAACGGCAGAGCGGTCGCATCCGACCAGCCGCCGCAGCCCGAAGACGCTTTGCAGATCGCTCGGCAGAAGCTGCGGCTCCCGGCGGTGTTCGGCAAAGTGTGGAAGGTGGACGAGGTCATCCGGGAACTGGAAGCGGACAACCGCAGCGGCCTTGCGGCGTGGCAGCTGTCTCCGCTGCTGCACGGAGAACTGGTGTTGCTGCTGGACGAAAACCTGACCGCCCATCTTGCGGGCATGGAGCTTTGTTATGACCGTGAAAACGGCCTGACCTACCAAAAGGAGGAAACGGATGAAGGAGATCGAATTTAA